One Acetobacter oryzoeni genomic window, TTGTGTGATGTTATGCGTGCCGGTAGGCGCTATGGGGCCAGTGGCCGCACAGGTTATTCCGGCCATGAAGCCCGGCGCAGTGTTAACGGATGTCGGCTCTACCAAAGTATCGGTTATTGAAGCCATCAGCCCTTCACTTCGGGCAGATGTGCCATATGTGCCCACGCACCCCATGGCAGGCACGGAGTTTTCTGGCCCAGATGCCGGGCTGGCAGATTTGTTTGAGAATCGCTGGTGCCTGATTACGCCGTTAGACTGCACCACCACAGAAGCGCTGGAAAAAGTGTGTACCTTGTGGGAGCGTTGCGGTGCCCGCTTGCGGGAAATGACACCTGCACATCATGATCGTGTTTGTGCGATTGTAAGCCATTTGCCGCATTTGCTGGCCTTTACCATTTGCGGCACAGCAGATGATCTGGCGAGTGAAACCCGGTCTGAAGTGCTGGATTTTGCGGCATCCGGCTTTCGGGATTTTACGCGCATTGCGGCATCAGACCCCATTATGTGGCGGGATATTTTTCTTTCTAACCGTGAAGCACTGCTGGAAATGCTGGGCCGGTTTATGGAAGATGCACAGGCTATGGCGCGCGCCATCCGGTGGGGAGATTCTGATTACATTGTGGATCGGATTGAGCGGGGCCGCAAAATTCGCAAAAGCCTGATTGAGAACAAGCAGGCCTAACGCCCTGCCTCCTTCTCAGGTGGGTTGCCCGTAGGCTTTAATGTGCAGCGCATCCAGCCGCTTGTGGTTGCGGTCTGTCATGGGGCTGAGTTCCAGCACTTTCTGCCATGCCTTCAGGGCGGCTTTGCCATCATTCCGATGTTCTTCAACGCTCGCCAACAGACTCCAGCTTTCCACGTCTAGTGGATCACGCTGCAAGGCTTCACCAATGTCGGTGATAGCCCCTTTTAGGTCTCCAGCTACAAGGCGCATCTGGGCGCGTGTGCGCCACAGAATGGCTTGGTCAGGTTGCAGGGCCAGTGCATCGCCTATGTCTTCCACTGCATCATCTGGCTTATCGGTTGTCAGGTCTTTTTCAGCCCGACGCACCAGAAGCTGCGTGGTGGGGGAGAGTTTGGCAGAGCGGCGGGCTTCCAGCTTTTCTTGCAGATCATGAGCTTCTTCTGGCGTTTTGGCATGAGCCAAGGCCGTGGAGAGCTGTTTGATCTGCTCAGCAACGCTGTTGGGATGCTGTGCTGCCGTATTTGCTTGTAAGGGAGCAGAGGTAGCCGGTGGCGTGCTGGCTTGTGCCCACACCGTAGTGGGAAAGCCCAGATGTATTGCGCAGAGGCCGACAAACAAAAACCCGTTTCTCCGGCAAGCGGAAAAACGGGTTTTACGCATGACATGCGTGTTCAGCCAGCCAAAAAGGGCCGGATGACGCATGCAATTAGCCCTGACGAGCTTTCATGCGAGGGTTCTTCTTGTTGATAACATAAACCCGGCCGCGACGACGCACTACACGGCAGTCTTTATCGCGCACTTTGGCCGACTTCAGGCTGTTTCTGATTTTCATGGCCCGTTTTCTCCGCCGATGCTGATGGACGTACAAAATAAGTTGGCTCGGCACATACCGGGTGCGTGCGTTAGAGTCAATATTTCTCGCAGTTTCGGGCGCATTTTCTTACAATTTAACGGCTTTATTTGTTTTGCGAGAGGTAGATACAGGTGGAGCCAATGCCGCAAAGGTTGCGGCGAGTGTCTGAAAATCTGCGGCGCGGGGAGATCTCGGCCGCCATGCCAGCCCAATGGTGCGCCGC contains:
- a CDS encoding prephenate/arogenate dehydrogenase family protein; this translates as MAEDTVPVFDTLAVIGPGLIGSSVLRRAQAEGNLARKLIAVDQSPDVCARVAELGIADEVTTDAAAAAAQADCVMLCVPVGAMGPVAAQVIPAMKPGAVLTDVGSTKVSVIEAISPSLRADVPYVPTHPMAGTEFSGPDAGLADLFENRWCLITPLDCTTTEALEKVCTLWERCGARLREMTPAHHDRVCAIVSHLPHLLAFTICGTADDLASETRSEVLDFAASGFRDFTRIAASDPIMWRDIFLSNREALLEMLGRFMEDAQAMARAIRWGDSDYIVDRIERGRKIRKSLIENKQA
- a CDS encoding tetratricopeptide repeat protein, with the translated sequence MRHPALFGWLNTHVMRKTRFSACRRNGFLFVGLCAIHLGFPTTVWAQASTPPATSAPLQANTAAQHPNSVAEQIKQLSTALAHAKTPEEAHDLQEKLEARRSAKLSPTTQLLVRRAEKDLTTDKPDDAVEDIGDALALQPDQAILWRTRAQMRLVAGDLKGAITDIGEALQRDPLDVESWSLLASVEEHRNDGKAALKAWQKVLELSPMTDRNHKRLDALHIKAYGQPT
- the ykgO gene encoding type B 50S ribosomal protein L36; this translates as MKIRNSLKSAKVRDKDCRVVRRRGRVYVINKKNPRMKARQG